The Raphanus sativus cultivar WK10039 chromosome 2, ASM80110v3, whole genome shotgun sequence genome includes a region encoding these proteins:
- the LOC108810390 gene encoding eukaryotic peptide chain release factor subunit 1-1-like gives MGDNQHDDKSIEIWKMKKLIKSLEAAKGNGTSMISLIMPPRDHISRVTKLLCGEYGTASNIKSRVNRLSVLGAITSAQQRLKLYNRVPPNGLVLYTGTVVNDQGKEKKVTIDFEPFRPINNTLYLCDNKFHTEALNELLESDDTFGFIVMDGKGTLFGTLTGSTSDVLHKYTVDLPKSHGRGGQSALRFERLGSEKRQNYLRKTAELATQYFINASTNQANVSGLVLAGSAEFKTKLSQSGMFDPRLKAKILNVVEVQHGGERGFNEAIKKSSEVLANVKFAQEKLLIGKYFNEVNQGTGKYAVGVENTLSALDAGAVETLIVWENLDINRYVLKNKVTGETVIKHLNKEGEVSSDFDVEDKVLMLEWLANEYKGFGCALVFVTNKSQEGDRFCKGLGGIGGILRYQLDVAVFDEAEYLDVSDDDESESESE, from the coding sequence ATGGGTGACAATCAACACGACGACAAGAGCATTGAGAtttggaagatgaagaagctgaTCAAGTCCCTTGAAGCTGCTAAGGGTAACGGAACCAGCATGATCTCACTCATCATGCCTCCACGTGATCATATCTCTCGTGTCACCAAGCTGTTGTGCGGTGAGTACGGAACCGCGTCAAACATCAAGAGCAGAGTCAACCGCCTTTCTGTCTTGGGAGCCATTACTTCCGCACAGCAAAGGCTGAAGCTTTACAACAGGGTCCCTCCCAATGGTCTAGTCCTCTACACCGGCACCGTGGTCAACGACCAAGGCAAGGAGAAGAAGGTTACTATTGACTTTGAGCCTTTCAGGCCCATCAACAACACTCTTTACCTATGTGACAACAAGTTCCACACCGAAGCTCTTAATGAACTGCTGGAGTCGGATGACACGTTTGGTTTCATTGTAATGGATGGGAAGGGGACTCTCTTTGGAACTTTGACTGGTAGCACCAGTGACGTGCTTCACAAGTATACCGTCGATTTACCAAAGAGTCACGGAAGAGGAGGGCAATCAGCTCTTAGGTTTGAACGTCTGGGTAGCGAGAAACGCCAAAACTACCTGAGGAAAACAGCTGAGCTCGCCACGCAGTACTTCATCAACGCTTCAACAAACCAGGCTAATGTCTCTGGTCTGGTACTTGCTGGTTCAGCTGAGTTCAAGACCAAGCTAAGCCAGTCAGGTATGTTTGATCCCCGGCTTAAAGCTAAGATACTTAACGTGGTGGAGGTTCAGCACGGGGGAGAGAGAGGTTTCAATGAGGCTATCAAGAAGTCATCTGAAGTTCTTGCGAATGTGAAGTTCGCTCAAGAGAAGCTTTTGATAGGAAAGTACTTTAATGAGGTGAACCAGGGCACGGGGAAGTATGCGGTTGGCGTGGAGAACACGTTAAGCGCTTTGGACGCTGGTGCTGTTGAGACGCTGATCGTATGGGAGAATCTTGACATCAACAGATACGTGTTGAAGAACAAAGTGACTGGCGAGACTGTGATAAAGCATCTTAACAAGGAAGGTGAAGTCAGTAGTGATTTTGACGTGGAGGACAAGGTGTTGATGCTAGAGTGGCTGGCTAACGAGTACAAAGGTTTTGGTTGTGCGTTAGTGTTTGTAACCAACAAGTCGCAGGAAGGGGATCGGTTTTGCAAAGGGCTTGGAGGAATTGGAGGGATACTTCGTTACCAGCTTGATGTGGCTGTCTTTGATGAAGCAGAGTATTTGGATgttagtgatgatgatgagtctGAGTCTGAGTCTGAGTAG